CCGGACCCTCCGAACTGCACCCACTCTGGAGACAGCTTCGTATCCGGGATGGTCATCACGCGGTACTGATCGATATAAAGCTTCATCTGCTGGTTGTGGTACGCGACCGCGATGTGATGCCACTTGTTATCGAATGCCTGGTCCCGTATGGAAGCGGGCGGGGAGCTCGTGAGGTCCACTCCATCGGCGTAATACTTCAGCTCCCTTCGACCCGTTACGAGCTGCGCCGATTCGTTCTGATGCCGGAAGAAGATACGCAGAGGCTCCGCCCCTGGAACCGAGAAATAATCGCACTCCACCGTGAACTGCTCCGGCAGATAGTTCTTCGTCTTCATGCGCGGATTCACAGTCCCGTAACTTCCCGCCGTTATCGCAAACGCCTCGTATCCAGCCTGCTGATTGACGACGGCTTGTCCTTTATCCATCTCCCACTGGCTCGGGAACTCGCCATCCGGAGTAGTCGTGAAGTCGTCAGCGAAGAGGATCTTTTCTCCAGGAACAAAGTCATAGCTCTGATATGCGGCGATGCTCGTCGGCACATTGGGCGCTCCGCCGCTCGGCGCGGCAGCCGCAGTGTTGCCTGCGTTTCCAGTTGTAGTCGCGCTTGAGCCGCTCGTAGTCGAGCTGCTGGCAGAGCTTGCGTTCTTGCTCGAAGTGCCGCCGTTTGTCGGATCGGCCGCGTTCACCGCCGTACTCGCTGCGTTATCTTCCTTCTGATCGACCTTCGCCTTGGCCTTGGC
This Acidobacteriaceae bacterium DNA region includes the following protein-coding sequences:
- a CDS encoding OmpA family protein, with the translated sequence MKSRYWLPMVLIGCVLGAAVPAAHSQSIMDRIKAKAKAKVDQKEDNAASTAVNAADPTNGGTSSKNASSASSSTTSGSSATTTGNAGNTAAAAPSGGAPNVPTSIAAYQSYDFVPGEKILFADDFTTTPDGEFPSQWEMDKGQAVVNQQAGYEAFAITAGSYGTVNPRMKTKNYLPEQFTVECDYFSVPGAEPLRIFFRHQNESAQLVTGRRELKYYADGVDLTSSPPASIRDQAFDNKWHHIAVAYHNQQMKLYIDQYRVMTIPDTKLSPEWVQFGGSGDQEKPIIFKNVRIAAGGGMNMIGRKFTEAKIVTHGINFDVDQATIRPESMGVLNQIKAVMTSDPSLKFEIDGHTDNSGDAAHNQALSQERAEAVKAQLVSMGISEDRLTTKGYGDTKPMASNDTPDGKANNRRVEFVKTS